The following proteins come from a genomic window of Mariniflexile sp. TRM1-10:
- a CDS encoding DUF1761 domain-containing protein, whose translation MDFLNLGAILVAAVSALVIGFIWYNPKVFGTAWMQAANMTEENMKGANMAKIFGLALLFAFLLATALPGLVVHQMGALSLVGGDPANALPSYEAFMLDYSESFRTFKHGVLHGVIAGIFIALPILGTNALFERKSAKYILINTGYWIVTLGIMGGIICAWK comes from the coding sequence ATGGATTTTTTAAACCTTGGCGCAATTCTAGTTGCAGCGGTTTCTGCACTGGTTATTGGATTTATTTGGTACAACCCTAAAGTCTTTGGTACGGCTTGGATGCAAGCTGCCAACATGACCGAAGAAAACATGAAAGGTGCTAATATGGCTAAAATTTTTGGTTTAGCTCTGCTTTTTGCCTTTTTATTAGCCACAGCACTACCTGGATTAGTTGTTCATCAAATGGGGGCATTAAGTTTGGTAGGTGGTGATCCTGCAAATGCCTTACCATCTTATGAAGCTTTTATGTTAGATTATTCAGAATCTTTTAGAACCTTTAAGCATGGTGTTTTACATGGTGTTATAGCAGGTATTTTTATTGCCTTGCCTATTTTGGGCACCAACGCTTTATTTGAACGCAAAAGCGCGAAGTATATCCTTATAAATACAGGTTATTGGATAGTAACACTTGGTATCATGGGAGGCATCATTTGTGCTTGGAAATAA
- a CDS encoding GNAT family N-acetyltransferase, with translation MKSFQVYHSVANLPNSWDSIVMHDIFLQSSYLKALEEASPNNIQFFYVGIFDENRLVGVAIIQRVQLYLKDMFRTINVSCLKGFFRDVVSKILKGNILVVGNLTHTGQHGVFFQKKNISHTAYLNLIYEALEAIKNNIKANQNKTIRAVMFKDYFLDDTIHLETDFFNNHKLHKVKVQPNMILKLQPNWLNFNDYVSSLNKKYKRRYKTARTKLNSIEECSELSLEAVKAHSKSLHVLYLNVSNNAKFNTFILPENHFYNLKLELQDNFRVFGYYLNDELIGFFTLIVNEKHLETYFLGYDEAHQYKNQLYLNMLYSMLEFGIDNHFKTVVYARTAMEIKSSVGAKPVPMVVYIKHTNGLINAVLKQVFKLMNPKQNWQERHPFIT, from the coding sequence TTGAAATCATTTCAAGTTTATCATTCTGTTGCAAACCTTCCCAATTCATGGGACAGCATCGTTATGCATGATATTTTTTTGCAATCTTCTTATCTAAAAGCGCTTGAAGAAGCATCGCCCAATAACATTCAATTTTTTTATGTTGGAATTTTTGATGAAAATAGATTAGTAGGAGTAGCTATCATACAACGGGTGCAATTGTATCTAAAAGACATGTTTAGAACCATTAATGTTTCTTGTTTAAAAGGGTTTTTTCGTGATGTTGTTTCAAAAATATTAAAAGGAAATATTTTAGTAGTCGGTAACTTAACGCATACAGGCCAACATGGGGTGTTTTTTCAAAAGAAAAATATATCCCATACGGCTTATTTGAATTTGATTTATGAGGCTTTAGAAGCGATTAAAAACAACATTAAAGCCAATCAAAACAAAACCATACGAGCCGTAATGTTTAAAGATTATTTTTTAGATGATACCATTCATTTAGAAACCGATTTTTTCAACAATCATAAATTACATAAAGTTAAGGTACAACCCAATATGATTTTGAAGCTACAACCGAATTGGTTAAACTTTAACGATTACGTATCTTCATTAAACAAAAAGTACAAAAGACGCTATAAAACGGCCAGAACTAAATTGAATAGTATAGAAGAATGCTCAGAATTAAGTTTAGAAGCCGTTAAAGCTCATTCTAAAAGCTTACACGTGCTTTATTTAAATGTTTCTAACAATGCTAAGTTTAATACGTTTATACTACCAGAAAACCATTTTTACAATTTAAAGCTTGAGTTGCAAGATAATTTTAGGGTTTTTGGATATTATTTGAACGACGAACTTATTGGTTTTTTTACTTTAATAGTGAATGAAAAACACCTTGAAACTTATTTTTTGGGGTATGATGAAGCACACCAATATAAAAATCAGTTATACTTAAATATGCTTTACAGTATGTTGGAATTTGGGATTGATAATCATTTTAAGACAGTGGTTTATGCTCGAACCGCTATGGAAATTAAAAGTTCGGTTGGCGCTAAACCCGTACCTATGGTAGTTTATATAAAACACACCAATGGTTTAATAAATGCAGTATTAAAACAGGTGTTTAAGTTAATGAACCCCAAACAAAATTGGCAAGAACGCCATCCGTTTATAACTTAA